In Ursus arctos isolate Adak ecotype North America unplaced genomic scaffold, UrsArc2.0 scaffold_2, whole genome shotgun sequence, the genomic stretch TCCCCTGGTATCCCCGAAGTCCCCTGCAGCAGGCTGCATTCCTTTCACAAAGATCAAAGAGAACAATTAGGAGCCTGGGTTCTGGAGCCAAGCAGGTCTGAATTCTCCACCAATAAGCCAaatggccttgggcaaattacttaatttctgtaAGCTTCAGTCTCCTCGGTTTTAGGGTGGGGCTAATGTAGGAATTCGTGGGGTTCTCGGGGAGAGTACACGACCTGCACATAAAGCACTTCGCACACGCGTCTGTGTAGAAAAGGAATAGCCTATCTCTCTGAGCAGAGATTCAGAATCTTCCAAAGTCACTGTGCTTCACAGTGAGTGCCGTGTGGTAAATTGTAATTTTTCTGGGAATGAATTTATATGTCAGTTGCTGTAAGGCCGGTGTGAAAGAGCGTAGTCCCCCATCCCTCCCAGTGTAAGCGTTCCTTTGCTCTTGGTGTTCGCCACATACATAATGACCCTTGAGAATTTATACTTTATTGCTTTACAGCCTATACAGGTACTTGAAAATTTAAGGATTATAAAGATCTCTACCAAATGTCAAGGATGTTTAATATAGCCCGTGAGTTTTGATATGTAAAAATTGAGTAGAGaaagcagcacacacacacacacacacacacacacacactccaaagtGCAGACAATTTgtatatcatttcttttttacctGAGATGATGGGACCCCAGAGacatctttctgtttctgttaggCTGAGGCCAACATGAGCAGTTATGGACACAGAACGTGGCAGAGATTAAAGTGTATCATCCACAAAGGAGAAGTTCAGAGTTGGCTTCTCTTTGGCAAGGCTATTTTAGGAAGTAAAGGGCAGTAAAGAAGATTTTGTTCAGGGAGCCCCTGGAATCGACCTCAGGGCTTCCAAGGGCTATAGGCGGGGCCTCCTTTGACATGTAAGCCTCCCTTTTGTGCCAGGGAACTGATAGGGTTATTCCAACAACCAACTCCCAGGGTATATTTAGAGCTGTCTCAAAATCTTCCCCAGCCATCTAAATGGGTCTGGGGAATATATAACTCTGAAGTATCTCAAGTATTAGGAAGAGAGTTGAGATACATGCCAGGAAGGGACTCAAGCCaaatttcttacattttcatttgcCCTTTTGGTTTTCCCTTCAACCTTCAACTTTAGAGAGCGGCTATTCTCTGGATCTTGCCAGCCTTGGAGAACACAAGCAATAACCATTTAAAATGGCCATAACACTTTTTTCCAAATATCTCATGTGCTTTTTCATCATGACAATTATTTACTTCAATATCTACTTGATATTTCACACTAAgttgctttctcttcctcccatACTCATCCagtctctcccccctccccccttcaagTTAATATTTGCTTAAGAAACACACACTTATTTGAATGTTAGCCAGAACCAAATGCCATCAAGAAAGtaaatacacaaaggaaaaaatcctgTATGGAATGCATTTCAAAGTCAAGTGTAAATTATTTAGTAAATGTATCTGTGGCTTGTCATACCACTGTTCTCATTGGCCTGACAGCCAGTGGTTGGCTGCGGTTTCTTGTTTGTCCTCGTACTGTCCTTGACATACCAGATCAAATAGGCAAAAGtcctttgaaaagttaaaaacaataCCATTCAAGTTTAAGGTCAAATCATTTTGTTGTCCATATAATTTAGGACTAAATCGGAGACACACAAAGTGAAAATGCTTGACACAGGCCACACAGAGGAATTGGAATTAGAACCTGGGACTGCTTCTGATCCTGTCCCCCTCATCCTTCCACCCAGGACTGGGCCAAAAAGGTCATTGCCATCTAGCTGCCCagccctgggtgcttgcgggcCAACAGCTCGGCAGCCTCTGCCCTGTCCATGCCTGCAATTTCAGGAGGCAATTCCTGCACGTTTGCAGAGAAGCCTCTCGGAAGGGTTTCCAGCTCTTCAGCATTCCTTCAGGACACAGGGTGGTTCTCAGCCCCACCAGTTTCTGTGGAGCTCCCTCTcacagctccctctccttctctgtcctccaCGCCTCATTCCAGAGTGACAGCAGCTACGACTTCCTGTCCGCTGAAGAGAAAGAGTGTCTGCTTTTCCTGGAGGAGACCATCGGCTCACTGGACACTGAGGCTGACAGTGGACTGTCTACTGACGAGTCTGAGCAAGACGCAGCTCCCCAAGGTCTCCGAGCACTGCCCATaacccagcctgctccccagggTAAGAGAGACCGTCTGGGGCGGCACGTCTCGCAAACCCAGAAAACCAGGACATCTTTATGGCTGCTCTGCACCTTGTTTGCCCTCTGCTCTAAGGGTCACAGGCAGAAGGAACAACAGCCCTCCTCTCCGTGCTCCTGGCTACAATTAAGGTCTTGTCCTGGAGAGGAGAAGGGACTGCTGACAAGCCAACTTCCTCTGTCTTTCTATGAAGTATCAGAGGCCTGGGAGGGAAAAGAGTTTGACCAGCTCCCATTCTCTCACACTGAAATATTGAAGAGACATGACcgcagaagtgggggagggactcGGGGAGTCGTGTGTGGTTGCTCTGGGGACACTAAGTGAGTCTGGAGAGCTAATCTGGATGATCCAGGAGGCTCAGGTTGCAAGAGATAAGAGGGAAGGGCTCCCTTAGCTTCAGTGGCTGGCACCTCGAGGCTCTCGTGAGAGAGTGTGGAAAGCCAGCGATATTGAGGCTCCGGAGAAGGGGAACAGGATGACACACAGTGTGGCCATATATCCCAGAGCGAGGGGGGTACTTCACTCCTGAGGACAGCCCCACTGGTATCGGGACTGCAACCACGTActctttcatttagcaaatattgatTGAAAGTGTATTAGACCCTCTGTGGAGATAGAGCAGTAGATGGGGGCAAGGACTTCACTGCTCCCTGAGACTGATTCCCTGGCGCAGTGGGCCTGGTGCACCTGCCCAGCTTGCTGGAAGGAAGAGCCCATGTCACCCTCGGGTGTGGGGACAGCTGCGGCATCACAGAAGCATTCAGGTGCTTATAGAAAGTGAAGGTGGGGGCacgtggggggctcagtcagttaacatctgccttctgctcaggtcaggatcccagggtcctggctcaAGACCcgtgtctggcttcctgctcaatggggagtctgtttctccctctccttctgcctctccccctggctcatgctctccccctcctctcaaataaataaataaagtcttagaaaagaaaaagaaaaaagaaagtgaaggtggaggaaggcagAAGTGTGGTCAAATCAAGAGCACATCGGCTGTCAATGCTGTTCATGTTCAGGGCTTCCCCTGGACTCCGTAGCTGGGCGCCCCGGGGTAGCCAGAGGGGCTGTCCTGAATCTTCCCCCACCCTGGTGTTTCTAAGGACGGTTAGGAAGAGCTCGAGGCAAGGACATGGAGTTGTGTGAGGCTGCTATTTCCCCAACCATCATGAAAAATTAATCCTTGGTTGTAGGGAATCTGCTTAGTGTCTATCTGTCGGTGTAAATGATATCCAGGCAGCCATATGGTCCCTTTAAGAgcaaagaatcaacaaaaaacaaaacccattgcTAAGTGGAGATCGGAGTTCAGGAAGTATTTGCTTTGCCCTGGGCAGCAGGGTTCTCACCTCTGTCTACTCTTCTTTGCCTGTTCTCCTGGACCCTCACAGGATATCCAGGGGAGAAGATCGTTCAACAAGCACCAGAGCCAAGGAGAGGGACTCAGCCCAGCTCAACCCATCTGCCTGAGCCCCAAGGCCTGGGCCTCAGGTCTGGCTCCTATAGCCTCCCCAGAAATATCCACATCGGCAGCAACCAGAACCTCAGCAAAGGCACCACTCAGACTAAAAGCCACAGCCCGGGGGAACCAGAGCGGCTTGTCCCAGAGCCTAAGAAAGAGCTGGTTGGCCAAAGCAGTGAGCCCAGCCAGGCTCGGGCCGGCCCCCAGCCGCCTGCCCTGGACTTGGCCGCAGTGCCCATCCCGCCGCCCCAGCCAGAGCCCCGCGAGCGAGGCCGcctgcccctggggcccgggcAGCAGAGCCACCCATCGCTCAGCccccaggagagaaaggagactgCCTCAGGGGCCATGTCCCAAAACGCCAACGAGAAAGGCTCGACGGGGGGACCAGGGCAGCCTCGGCCTCCTCCTGCCACGTCTCAGAATGTGAGAGCTGAAGACACTCCCGTCCCATCAGGGggggaccccagtgcccagctGGCCCCCCTCACAGCCTCCAAGCCCCGGAAGCTGCCACCCAACATCGTTCTGAAGAGCAGTCGGAGCAGTTTCCACAGCGAGCCCCAGAACTGGCTGGCCCGCCACTCagaggccggccccggggacccCAGCCCAGCCTCGTCCTCGCTGCAGGAGCAGAAGAAAGCACGCCGAGAAGCCCTGGAGAAGCTGGGGCTACCCCAGGACCAGGATGAGCCCAGCCCCCACTTCAGCAAACGCACCAGCTCCAcccgccccccggcccccctCCGGGATCCACCTGCCGCCCCTGCGCAGGGCACGGCCGCCCTGCCTGCGGGAGGAAAGGCTCCCGGCCCGGCCCCGGTGCGGGGACCTTCTCCAGGGAAGGCTCCGACTCCCACTTCAGCTCAGGGGTCTCCCCCAGGCAAGGTTTTGATTCCTGCCCAGGAACCCACTCCAGGGAAGGTTCCAGCTGCCAAGTCCATGCCAGTTCCTATCCCTCAGGTCCCCGGGGTAAGTAGGCCCCTGACTCGGCCAAAGCCAGACTCGGGGCTGACTCTCCAGGAGAGCAACATCCCCGGCCTGAGACAGATGAACTTCAAGTCCAACACTCTGGAGCGCTCAGGCGTGGGGCTAAGCAGCTACCTCTCGGCTGAGAGAGACCCCAGCCCCAAAACCAGCACCTCTCTGGGCAAAGCCTCCCTCTTGGACAAGATGTCTCCTAATGTCTTGCGTAACTCGCGGCCCCGCCCTGCCTCCCTGGGCACCGGGAAGGACTTCGCAGGCATCCAGGTGGGCAAGTTGGCCGACCTGGAGCAGGAGCAGAGCACCAAGCACCTGTCCTACCAAGGACAGAGCCGCGACAAGCTGCCTCGACCCGCCTACGTCAGCGTCAAGATCTCCCCAAAAGGCGTCCCTGATGAGCACCGAAGGGAAGCTCTGAAGAAGCTGGGACTGTTGAAGGAGTAGTCACTGGCCGCCAGCAGGGCCCCACAGCCCCCGCCTCAGCCCCTGCCTTACAAGAGGAGGCTCGGAGCCTTTCCACCCAACAGCTCAGGGCTCGGGCACCAGTAGGCTTCTTCCCAGGGCGCTCCTCTCTCTGAGGCGAAGGGGAGGGAGAGTTGGGATTCCAGGCATACGCATACGTTTATGATCAGAGTGGTTGTGTCAGTGAGTGCCTGCCCAGGTCATCCTGAAGATGATTTCCACAagacagtgtgtgcgtgtgtgtgtgtgtgtgtgtgtgtgtgtgtactatagGCTGTATATATCACTGAAGCTATTTATATGACACAAGGAGTCATTGCTCAGAGTTCTGCTTGTGTTGGAGATTTTCTTACACTGGGTAGGGTTCAGCCCGGCCAGAACTGAGGGGACAGGGACATTAGGCAAATGCGGGGTCGTTTGAAATGCGGGTTGCCCAGAATCCCCGCATGGGAGGAGACTGGCTCCTACCTTGCAGGTTCCCTCTCTCGGTTCTGAACTTCTGGATGGGGGCCAGGAGTAGCTTTGTCACCTCCTCCCCCACAGCCTTCGCACTGTCCCCAGTCCCGAGGACAGGACACATCCCTGTAACTAAAACTCTCAGGTAACTGGGAGCCCGAGAGCTCTGGCTGGCCTGAGAAGGCAGGGTAAGTGACCACCCAGCACGCCTCCCCGGGAGAGGATCCTCGTCGTGGGCCTGGCGAATTTATAGTCGTAAACCGTGCAGTGGTCCCTGACTCTGCTATTCCTAATCTCCTGCTCCCTACCTCGGCTGGCACATGACTGACCCCAGAGCTGGGCCAACGCGGAGATGGGAGTCTAAGTCCTGAGGCTTTATAAATACCAAAGACCTATTTGAGGCCCTTGTCTCCGCTACTGGCCACTGCTTGCAGTTTTGTCCGTTTCTGTGGGAAGGAAACTCAGTCCATTCTCTGCTAGTTATTCACAGAATATCAGAGCTGGAGGGAATCTTAGAGCGAAACTCTCGTGTCCCACACTGCTGGGGAAGGGAAGCGACTCCTCCGTGGTCACTCTGCCATCCGGTAACAGAGCGGGGACCCTGGCTTCTCATCCCAGGCTGCGTGCCGCCGGCCTCACACGGCGCCCTCAGGATCAGCAGTCATCGTCAAAGGCTCAACCCTCAGGCCCTTCAAGATCCTGAAGTGTCTTCTGAAACATCAGAGATTAAACGTTGTTCAAGACCATATTGAGTGTTGTTTTCTCTACTATGTCTTTGGAAAGTAGCGCTCTAATAACTCATTATGAACCCAATTCCCTGACCACGTTGTGCAATTTGACAAACCGCCAAGAGAGGGTAATAGGAGTGGGTGGTATAGGCTTGTGGAGACAAGCTTGGAAATCAGGCACAGCTAGACATGACCTTTGCTTCCcctaaggaaataaatattattcatgGCTGTGGTTGGATCCCCAGATGTGAGGGGCAGATAAGGGGAACTGTTGTTGGAAAGGTGCCCTTTAGGTAGGCTGAGCATTTCTGGGCTGCGTCCTTAGGGACCCAGCACTGTCAAAGCATAGTATTTctgaaaatgatgaaaagattAAGGTACGGACAACAAATGGCTCCACCCTGTCATGGTATGTGGGGTATGGGCGTGACAGTTTCTGTATACGCTCTCACACACACCCAAAATCCTGCGGCCTGCCTGGCCCTGGGTCAGGACCGGGTCTGTCAGAGCTGATAGGGACTCGCACAACTGGCCAAGCCCTTTCTCATTACAGACTCCCCCAGGGGGGTAGCTTagttggctcagtgggttaaagcctctgcctgctgcttgggCCACGACATACAGACTCCCCCAAAGAGAGAAGGCCCCCTTCTGGAGGACAGGTTTGACACTGTGTTTGGTGGAATTGCTTCATGTGTGTATTTCAAGAGAACCTAGGAAGgatcactttatttcttttaattgccCTGATTAATAGGAAAACTCGGTGCTACCCATAAAGTAAGACTTGATAGGAAACCAGGGCCCTCGCATCAACACAGGTGTGTGAACCTCCTCCTAAATCCTCACTCCCAGGTGAAGGTAATGTCTCTCCACCAAAACATACTCACCCGCAGCTTGTCTTCCCGCTCTGCATCCTCAGCTGGTGACATGCCCGCTCCCCCCAGCAGctcccttcctgcttccccaGGTCCTTGCCCTTCAGAGGGCTTGTCTTACTCTTAGGATGGTCTTTGGGAGTCAAGAATAGGATCATAAACCCAAACCCAGCTGTCCTCATTTTGAAGAGGGACAAGGGAACCCACCTAGGGACCTCTGCCATCCTGAAGGTGATGCTAGACCCACAGAAGGAGTTTTCTCTATCCTCTTTTATCTGTATAAGATTGTTCTTCATTCAGCTTGGACAGATTGGGTGGAGACAAGAGTGGGGTCACTGTTGTGTTTGTCCCTTTCTGAAAGATTTGGATGGAATTTGTAAAGACTAttcatctgattttaaaaacccaTGTTATGACTCTACTTCCACTTGGCCTTGACCCTGTGCTCTAGCCTGGGGCAGTCTTGCTGTTATTGAGAATGGTCTATCTGCCAAATAGAGGAGCTGGCTTCTCCCCAGCTTGGCATGGTGGGATCTGTGCCCTTAAGTGTGTTCACAGCTGCTCCTCTGAATCACCCCTCATGTGCAGTCTGTACCCCGACTTGGTGTGGCAGGACCAAGTGCTATCCTACACAGAAGTCGGGATGGGCCCAGTCATGTGCCTCCCTGCATCGTGGGCAGTATGGTCTGGCGGAGGCCAGCCTGAACCTGGCTTTGCACAGGTGTGCAAAAGTAGGTATTGATTCCATGGAAGAAAGGGCAGATGAAGGAGTGGAGAGCAGTCCCTGCTTGATGTTATGGCTTAAGCTGGAGGCGAAGATTTGAGTCTACAACATGTATGAGCGTGTGAGATGAACCACTCCATCCCTGATCCATGATCATATGTGTAGGAAGAGGAGGGTCGTACTGTCAGAACGTGAAGTTGATAGACTAGAGAAGGTGGAAACCAGTGGGATGGGCAGAAGAAATCATGTTCATCTCAGAATCTAGGGAGGAATGGGGCTGTAATGCTCCCATGATCTTTTCCTCATGTGAGTGGCTTTAGAGCATACAGAGCTGGGCTCAATTCGACCTCCGTCACTTACCGACATGGGAACCCTGGGGCTGTCACTCTAACTTTCTGGACCTTGGagttcttatctctaaaatggggataataataccatCCTTTCAATATCATTGAGGTCAACAAgtgatataaaaaatgtaaaactcggTGCTTGACATAgtgtagatactcaataaatgatagtatTATTTCTGCATCTTATTTCCTCCTTCTCAAAGGGACCAAATGGAGACAGGCTTGGAAGCCAAGAGCTCACCCAATTCAGCTCTGAGAGGAAATGGGAGAGATCTTGCTGCAAGTAAAAGTCCAAAGTACCAACTAGGCATTGGCACACCCTCCAGGTGACTCAACCTCACCCACGCCAGGATTCCTGGaattggaaaagaaagggatCAGTGTGAATATGGTGTTTGTGTCTCAGGGAAGCCAGCTCCTCTCTTTCCAAACCCAGCTTTTGATTTATCATCAATGTCTTGTTGCCTGAGACcatgtaatttacttttttttgctTCCCTCGACTCCCTTTTGCTGTGTGGTTCAGCGACCTATATGCTGTTCTATAgttattcatttctaaaatggagagaaagaacaaacacaCGTAACAGGAGGGAACAATGGCTCAAATCAGGAGACTAGAAAAGGTTTCAAGCTTCCTGGGGCATTTTCTAAAGAAGGTAGGCATCTTTCAGGAATGAATCAGGCATTAGTTGGCAGGAAGCAAGAAGGTGTGTTGGATGACTCCCCACATCTCTTGGGATATAAGGGCCCGGTGAATTGCAGGAGACATTGCCATCATCACCAttgccaccaccatcaccatgacTGTCATCATTGACCCTTGGCATATAAGTGAGGTAGAAACAGGTGATGTTCTAATTCTAGGCTGCCATTCCCTCTTGCTCATGGCCTATCTGGATCATTGTCCTAAATTCAGCACTTGCCATGTATCCAGGGTTCCAAAATAATCTGAAGCAGAACGGTACCCCAGCAAAGCTCTAGACAAGATGAGCTTTAGTGAGTCACTTCATCTCACTCATAAAATGGGGAACTTGGACTGGATTATCTCCTACATCCTTGCCAGCTCTGAAACATATGTTAAAATGGGtccaagcaggggcacctgggtagcgcagtcgttaagcgtctgccttcggctcagggcatggtcccggcgttcagggatcgagccccacatcgagctcctccgctgggagcctgcttcttcctctcccatgccccctgcttgtgttccctctctcgctggctgtctctctgtcacataaacaaataaaatctttaaaaaaaaaaatgggtccaAGCAACTTAATTAGACAGAGAAACACTCTGCCAAAAATAATCACAATTTAGTCTAAGTTAAAATATACTTCATAGAACCTAAGACCTGGAAGAAAAATTTTACATTATCTAATCCAACCTTCCACTCAAAAAAGAATTACGTCTATAAGTAGATAAGGATATAGTCAGAAAGATGTATGTCTGAATGGATgagtggaaggatggatgggtggaaggataggtggatggtggatgggtggaaggataggtgggtaggtgggtgggtagatgTGAGAGAATAGGGGAGAGGATTGAGAACATATAGTGGCCAAGAGTGCAAGCTTAGGAGTCAGGCTGCCAAGtactctgcacctcagtttccttttcagtttatttttgatttctttaacTTTCTTGGAAAGTTCAGGGAAATATATGCTATTCTACAGATATTTTGTTTGAACAttgagtgtaaaaaaaaaaaagaacttatattAGGAATGAACCCTGTAGAAGCAGTAATAATACCTGTTGTGGTGGTTATGAAAATAGAATCCAAAGGAGATAATACGTATGAAAAACATTTAACACATTCCTCAATAAATGGAATctactgggtgcctgggtggcttaggtgtctaactttggctcaggtaatgatcccagagtACTGGAATTGAGttccgcatcggactccctgctcatcagggagtctgcttctccctctacccctccccactgctcgtgatctctctctcaaataaataaataaaacatttaaaaaataaaataaatggaatctatTAATATTAGTATTGTATACATATGTAACCCAGACGCCAATGGATGCCCTCGAGGACTGGATTAATATTAGCCTGCCCTTGAATTCCTCAGCCTGAAACAGTCAAAAACCCTCCTCTGGTTTCCAGAACCTGCAGCCAACCTCCTCACGATCCTGTGTTCTCTGGGTCTGGGTGTGCTGGGCTGGGGCCTCCCCACACTGCCTGCCCTCCCACTTGATGCCCTGCTGCCCCATTTCACTCTCACTGTCCCCACTCCCAGCAAGTTCATCAGACCTACCGGGCCAGACTCAAACCCCAGGCCTTTCATTGATTGGCATGGGAAATCAAATTACTTTAagggtgtttatttttttctgagtttttcacTGGAGACTGGGGTAGGAGATAAAAAGAGAACTAACGCAAGGCACACACCAGCCACCAACTCCCATGCCaccctttctgtcttctttttccctcctgctgTGCTCTCGGTCAGCCAGGAAGTTCTCCCTGTCACCCACTCACACTCAGAGCCCCTCATCATCTGAGCATCTGCACTAGAGACTTCTCAAATAATTTCTTAACCATGAATGGGGTTATTTCCTTGAAATGAGCTCTGGAATGTTCTCTACCTCCTTACCGTCAGGCCTGAAAACAGGGAGAAAGGAACAACAGAAGATGACTTTTGGCATCTACACCTCCAACTGATACCAACCCCCACTACACTCTTCCTAAGGAACTCAAAGGATCTCTTTTCCATTGCTCCCTGCTGTGTCCATCTGCTTGGATATGGGGAGAGTTTTGGTCCCTTCTCCCAGTGACTCCCTCAACCCCTCAGCAGGGGCCCTATAATAGCCAAGGTCCCATGTAGGTCTTGTGAGCTGTGGGGATACGGGTTAGGGAAGTTAGTTCAAATATAGCATCATTAGCATTTTAGGGTGACTTGAAATCAGGCAAAATTGCAGCCCCGATCTTCTGTCATCCACCTCCACCTAGAGGGGCAGGGACTGCCCTGTGCCTCTGACCTCACCCCCTGGGAAGGCACAGTCTTCTGGTAGGCACGCTGCCCGAGCAGCCAGCCTCCTGCAAGAAGAGGTTGGGGTGACTACcaaggttttggttttgggtctGGTTTTGTTCTTCTGCATGGGACTGGAATATCTTCCTGCAATATTTTGATTTGTAATTAGAAATTCGCATTTGGTCTTTGATCCAGTCCCTGTTTCAGGCTCTGAGCTCTTAAAAACCCTCCGGATTTCCTGTGTTGAGAGAGATAAGggtatcttttgttatgttaatgaggcgaCTTTGGGAAAGCCCCTagagaggcacctgagtggctcagtccttaagcatctgccttcagctcaggtcacgatcccagggttcccTGCTAGCGGGCTCCCTGCCTCAgtgcctcctccctctccttctgcccctctctgcgCCCATGGCCCTCTCTCTcgatccctctctctctttcacccgtgctctctctctctcactcattctcgttctatcacaaataaataaataaaaccttaaagaaaaatggaaaacccCTAGATCACCTAACGTGGGGGCTGGTTCCCAGGGGAACCAATCCAGAGATCAgaggttggaactttcagtaccaccacccccccccagctctggggaggggagaggaactAGAGGTTAAGTTTAATTGCCATTGGCCAATGATTTACTCCATCATACCTATGTAATGAAACCACCTTAAAATTCCAAAGGACAGGGTTTGGAAAGCATCCAGGTGGGCGAACCAGAGCACATCCACCACAAGGATAAAGCCTCTTTGTTTGGGACCTTGTcctgtgtatctcttcatctaGTTGCTGATTAGTATCCTTTAATATCTtttgtaataaactggtaatctcgGGAGTAAAAGGGCTTCCTGAGTTCTGCGAGCCGCTCTGGCAAATTAGTCAGACCCAAGGAGGGGTCGTGGAAGCCTCTGACGTACAGCCAGCTGGTCAGGAGCACAGAGGATGAGCTGAACTTGACACTGATGTCTGCGGTGAGGAGCCGTCTTGTGGGACTGGGCCCTCCGCCTGTGGAGTCAGATGGTGTCTCTGGGAAGTAGTGTCAGAGTGCAGTTGAATTACAGGACACCCAGCTGATGTCGCAGATTTGCTTGGCGGTGTGGggaccaccccccgccccccgccaccaTTGGGCGCAGATCATATTCGCTCCGCTGCTGCACTCTCATTTTCTGACCTAAGTGTCCGGAAAACCGGGGCAGAATTTGCACAGCTTGAGACATCTCTCTTCAGACCTCCCCTCTGTGCTGCATGCCTCAAGTGCCCAACTCTGTCTCCTCTTCACATTCCACGCGTCCAAACAGACCCACGTGGAGCACCCCTCCACCCGAATCTGATCCTTTGACGGTGTCCTATATCTCAGCGAGCAACACTAGCCTCCATCCCATCTGTAAAGCCAGAAACCAAGACCTCATCTGACAGGGCCCTCTCCTTGACCCTCAGTAATCAGGAATCAAATCAGGGCAATGTCACCTCCAGGCACTCAAACctgccctcct encodes the following:
- the CUNH1orf116 gene encoding specifically androgen-regulated gene protein, whose product is MPQSELWPAGPGSEPATRIGSCDSIMSAASTRSGSSDSSYDFLSAEEKECLLFLEETIGSLDTEADSGLSTDESEQDAAPQGLRALPITQPAPQGYPGEKIVQQAPEPRRGTQPSSTHLPEPQGLGLRSGSYSLPRNIHIGSNQNLSKGTTQTKSHSPGEPERLVPEPKKELVGQSSEPSQARAGPQPPALDLAAVPIPPPQPEPRERGRLPLGPGQQSHPSLSPQERKETASGAMSQNANEKGSTGGPGQPRPPPATSQNVRAEDTPVPSGGDPSAQLAPLTASKPRKLPPNIVLKSSRSSFHSEPQNWLARHSEAGPGDPSPASSSLQEQKKARREALEKLGLPQDQDEPSPHFSKRTSSTRPPAPLRDPPAAPAQGTAALPAGGKAPGPAPVRGPSPGKAPTPTSAQGSPPGKVLIPAQEPTPGKVPAAKSMPVPIPQVPGVSRPLTRPKPDSGLTLQESNIPGLRQMNFKSNTLERSGVGLSSYLSAERDPSPKTSTSLGKASLLDKMSPNVLRNSRPRPASLGTGKDFAGIQVGKLADLEQEQSTKHLSYQGQSRDKLPRPAYVSVKISPKGVPDEHRREALKKLGLLKE